The following proteins come from a genomic window of Pyxidicoccus sp. MSG2:
- a CDS encoding DUF2127 domain-containing protein, whose product MFAPSTPEAPAKPVGLRLIIAYKVVKSALVLGVAVLLTLAPETAGAFTEHLIHALTERGALLHRIGEWLRSHGAATLVTDARTVAWVDGVSTAIEGALLISGSAWGEWVVVGSLALLIPAELVSLEHRFSVAKVVVIVVNVAIVAYLVHLRLRARRGVPRASP is encoded by the coding sequence ATGTTCGCGCCATCCACACCGGAGGCCCCTGCGAAGCCCGTCGGGCTCCGGCTCATCATCGCGTACAAGGTCGTCAAATCGGCGCTGGTGCTGGGGGTGGCGGTGCTGCTGACGCTCGCTCCTGAGACGGCGGGCGCCTTCACCGAGCACCTCATCCACGCGCTCACCGAGCGCGGGGCCCTGCTTCATCGCATCGGAGAGTGGCTTCGCTCCCACGGTGCGGCGACGCTCGTGACCGATGCCCGGACGGTGGCGTGGGTGGACGGCGTGTCGACGGCCATCGAGGGTGCGCTGCTCATCTCCGGCAGTGCGTGGGGCGAGTGGGTGGTCGTCGGAAGCCTGGCCCTGCTCATCCCCGCCGAGCTCGTCTCCCTGGAGCACCGCTTCTCGGTCGCGAAGGTGGTCGTCATCGTCGTCAACGTGGCCATCGTCGCCTACCTGGTGCACCTGCGGCTCCGGGCCCGGCGTGGCGTGCCCCGCGCATCCCCGTGA
- a CDS encoding DUF1003 domain-containing protein encodes MTTSTGGGHAGHHHHGPHHPPTFTCSVCHGERPSSERMRLDALRAELSRFIIQRHPDAAAPSALICRGCRDTERLALVTARLEEERGQLTAVEADVARRAAIHSTVAEDLELEFSRNLTLGQRAADAVARVGGSWSFVLGGLFLLLCWVLLNSGWLGARAFDPYPFILLNLVLSCVAALQAPIIMMSQNRQALRDRRQADQDYRVNLKAELEVATLHEKLDHLMHMQWERMLELQQLQLELLTERLGHERPPEPQR; translated from the coding sequence ATGACGACGAGCACCGGAGGCGGGCACGCGGGACATCACCACCACGGGCCCCATCACCCGCCCACCTTCACGTGCAGCGTCTGTCACGGTGAGCGCCCGTCCAGCGAGCGCATGCGCCTGGATGCCCTCCGCGCCGAGCTGTCCCGCTTCATCATCCAGCGCCATCCGGACGCCGCCGCACCCAGCGCCCTCATCTGCCGCGGCTGCCGCGACACCGAGCGCCTCGCCCTCGTCACCGCTCGCCTCGAAGAAGAGCGCGGCCAGCTCACCGCCGTGGAGGCGGACGTGGCGCGGCGCGCGGCCATCCACTCCACGGTCGCCGAGGACCTCGAGCTCGAGTTCTCACGCAACCTCACCCTCGGTCAGCGCGCGGCGGACGCGGTGGCCCGCGTCGGCGGCTCCTGGAGCTTCGTGCTGGGCGGCCTCTTCTTGCTCCTGTGCTGGGTCCTGCTCAACTCGGGCTGGCTCGGAGCGCGCGCCTTCGACCCCTACCCCTTCATCCTCCTCAACCTCGTCCTCTCCTGCGTGGCGGCGCTGCAGGCGCCCATCATCATGATGTCGCAGAACCGCCAGGCCCTCCGCGACAGGCGACAGGCGGACCAGGACTATCGCGTCAACCTCAAGGCCGAGCTCGAAGTGGCCACGCTCCACGAGAAACTCGACCACCTGATGCACATGCAGTGGGAGCGCATGCTGGAGCTCCAGCAGCTCCAACTGGAGCTGCTCACCGAGCGGCTCGGCCACGAGCGTCCGCCGGAGCCGCAACGCTGA
- the mscL gene encoding large conductance mechanosensitive channel protein MscL has translation MSVLSEFKAFALKGNVVDLAVAVVIGNAFTAIVNAVVADLVMPVVGLVLPGGDWRNVTVTPLQLRIGHLLGALLDFFIIAMVLFLVVVKVGSLWRRKEQAPPPPTTKVCPECRETIPLDARRCRACTSMLEPLASGRA, from the coding sequence GTGTCCGTGCTCTCGGAGTTCAAGGCGTTTGCGCTGAAGGGCAACGTGGTGGACCTGGCGGTGGCAGTGGTCATCGGCAACGCGTTCACCGCCATCGTCAACGCGGTGGTGGCGGACCTGGTGATGCCGGTGGTGGGGCTGGTGCTGCCGGGCGGAGACTGGCGCAACGTCACCGTTACCCCGCTGCAACTGCGCATCGGTCACCTGCTGGGCGCCCTGCTCGACTTCTTCATCATCGCGATGGTGCTGTTCCTCGTGGTGGTGAAGGTGGGCTCGCTGTGGCGCCGCAAGGAGCAGGCGCCTCCGCCGCCCACGACGAAGGTGTGCCCGGAGTGCCGGGAGACCATTCCCCTGGACGCTCGGCGCTGCCGGGCCTGTACTTCCATGCTGGAGCCCCTGGCGTCCGGCCGAGCCTGA
- a CDS encoding DedA family protein, translating into MVEFIDQLITSLGPLGLLVLGVAAALEYIVPPFPGDTITLLGGVYAVRGTQPWPLVFLVVTAGSVLGAAINYWVGHWLAKRFDAHPGKSYFGITHARLEQVQARMRRNGPWLLLANRFLPGIRGLIFVAAGAAQMPRFNAMLLGTLSAMAHTGLVLALGAAVGGNLERLAALVTRYQYAVVGLVVVGVVGVLVRMLARKRAPAPEP; encoded by the coding sequence ATGGTGGAATTCATCGACCAGCTCATCACCTCGCTGGGGCCCCTGGGGCTGCTGGTGCTGGGCGTGGCGGCGGCGCTGGAGTACATCGTTCCTCCCTTTCCCGGGGACACGATTACCCTCCTGGGGGGCGTGTACGCGGTGCGCGGCACGCAGCCGTGGCCGCTCGTCTTCCTGGTGGTGACGGCGGGCAGCGTGCTGGGCGCGGCCATCAACTACTGGGTGGGCCACTGGCTGGCGAAGCGCTTCGACGCCCACCCCGGGAAGAGCTACTTCGGCATCACCCACGCGCGGCTGGAGCAGGTGCAGGCGCGGATGCGGCGCAACGGGCCGTGGCTGTTGCTGGCCAACCGTTTCCTGCCCGGCATTCGCGGGCTCATCTTCGTCGCTGCGGGGGCCGCGCAGATGCCCCGCTTCAACGCGATGCTGCTGGGCACCCTGTCCGCCATGGCCCACACCGGGCTGGTGCTGGCGCTGGGGGCGGCGGTGGGCGGCAACCTGGAGCGACTGGCGGCGCTCGTCACCCGCTACCAGTACGCGGTGGTGGGGCTCGTGGTGGTGGGTGTGGTGGGAGTGCTGGTGCGCATGTTGGCCCGGAAACGTGCTCCCGCGCCGGAGCCCTGA
- a CDS encoding ABC transporter substrate-binding protein — protein MGAKRYLFAFGLAAGLISALVLGGLLRAVHGDELPNPTWVVLLVATPALYLTGGYFAWFRWAARRRRVRRQVMARLAEGDLTTTVSSRYEGHEDTRRLILSLRRALSQVQRVTANLHRTSNEVSEQARMLLEAARRQGGAVERTLEAVSGMGGSLQVAVKRVHQLEVFAVDTTGALLEMTERLEQVVDSLTQVNSFAHNTSALMQAMAERLANIASSGDELGRFASEAEDFVAAVEGGIDSVRRRANDTNQLAIAVTATAERGEVLVGDSVKGMYRVEETVRKAAELMGTLGNRSTEIGRIVDVIQEIADQTNLLALNAAIIAAQAGEHGRPFGVVANEIRNLAERTTRSTREIAAMVAGVRDAVQTAVTLVQEGREQATTGVALGDRAAEALVEIRTITQRTFTAVEATVAETQRLEAQGTTVVEASRRVARRVEDVTRMAIEQSGHARELVRQTHEMARVGQSASQKAEAQARTGRDLSESVVRLSAAIEELRSANVVLTKGDVSIREEVAQVREDARRVIRIGDGLTRTVDQLGHEAVGLETEVFRFKLPTPRAGGTLRVGLHQAASLRNRQAVDPLFTVENQVSELTSCIFSSLLRLEDGGLEPDLAERWDADPSARRYRFYLRRGVTFHDGTLLTAGDVKRHLERLLDPALRSPDRSLLEDVEGAPEYSSGLAREVSGIEALDDGTLEIRLREPKAFFLHIMALTATAVARVDSSGRLVGTGPFRLMALEQERVVLERNPSYWRPGGPLVDRLEFLLAGSRQEAVAQLRQGALDMVSFLAAEHVEVPGLESLQIVTSTTPSTAFVVLNQREAPFDDVRVRRALRAGMDIQGMVDQFHPGARMARTLTPPELLDDADVGAPHVPDVALAEQLLRDAGLRRLRLTLHHPADQDPAAEDAVLFRPLVQAGLLELRHVRMSQEEYTARGSEGKLPAFRSRWLADFPDPDTFLYFLLNSNAQTVFPLGYRNPELDRITSEARVSIDPGLRQQLYVRAEKLFHEDCPLIPLYHERIHAAAMPTVQGLRLHQTPPQVRFEDLWVDPGAAS, from the coding sequence ATGGGCGCCAAACGGTATCTGTTCGCCTTCGGCCTGGCCGCGGGCCTCATCTCCGCGCTCGTCCTGGGGGGACTGCTACGGGCCGTTCACGGCGACGAGCTGCCGAACCCGACGTGGGTCGTGCTCCTCGTCGCCACCCCGGCGCTCTATCTCACCGGCGGCTACTTCGCGTGGTTCCGCTGGGCGGCCCGTCGGCGCCGCGTGCGCCGGCAGGTCATGGCGCGGCTGGCGGAGGGCGACCTCACCACCACCGTCAGCTCCCGCTACGAGGGCCACGAGGACACCCGCCGCCTCATCCTGTCGCTGCGCCGCGCGCTGTCCCAGGTGCAGCGGGTGACGGCCAACCTCCACCGCACCAGCAATGAGGTGAGCGAGCAGGCCCGCATGCTGCTAGAGGCCGCCCGCCGTCAGGGCGGCGCCGTGGAGCGCACCCTGGAAGCCGTCAGCGGCATGGGCGGCAGCCTCCAGGTCGCCGTCAAGCGCGTGCACCAGCTGGAGGTCTTCGCCGTCGACACCACCGGCGCGCTGCTGGAGATGACCGAGCGGCTGGAGCAGGTGGTGGACTCGCTCACGCAGGTCAACAGCTTCGCGCACAACACCAGCGCGCTGATGCAGGCCATGGCCGAGCGGCTCGCCAACATCGCCTCCTCCGGCGACGAGCTGGGCCGCTTCGCCAGCGAGGCCGAGGATTTCGTGGCCGCGGTGGAGGGCGGCATCGACTCCGTGCGCCGCCGCGCCAACGACACGAACCAGCTCGCCATCGCCGTGACGGCCACCGCCGAGCGCGGCGAGGTGCTCGTGGGCGACAGCGTCAAGGGCATGTACCGGGTGGAAGAGACGGTGCGCAAGGCCGCCGAGCTGATGGGGACGCTGGGCAACCGCTCCACCGAGATTGGCCGCATCGTCGACGTCATCCAGGAAATCGCCGACCAGACGAACCTGCTCGCCCTCAACGCCGCCATCATCGCCGCCCAGGCCGGCGAGCACGGGCGCCCCTTCGGCGTCGTCGCCAACGAGATTCGCAACCTCGCCGAGCGCACCACGCGCTCCACGCGCGAAATCGCCGCCATGGTGGCCGGCGTGCGCGACGCGGTGCAGACGGCCGTGACGCTGGTGCAGGAGGGCCGTGAGCAGGCCACCACGGGCGTGGCCCTCGGTGACCGCGCCGCCGAGGCGCTGGTGGAGATTCGCACCATTACCCAGCGCACCTTCACCGCCGTGGAGGCCACGGTGGCCGAGACGCAGCGGCTGGAGGCCCAGGGCACCACCGTCGTGGAGGCCAGCCGCCGCGTCGCCCGGCGCGTGGAGGACGTCACGCGCATGGCGATTGAACAGTCCGGCCATGCCCGCGAGCTGGTGCGCCAGACACACGAGATGGCGCGCGTGGGGCAGAGCGCCTCGCAGAAGGCCGAGGCCCAGGCGCGCACCGGCCGTGACCTGTCCGAGTCCGTGGTGCGGCTGAGCGCGGCCATCGAAGAGCTGCGCTCCGCCAACGTGGTGCTCACCAAGGGCGATGTCTCCATCCGCGAGGAGGTGGCGCAGGTGCGCGAGGACGCACGCCGCGTCATCCGCATTGGCGACGGGCTGACGCGCACGGTGGACCAGTTGGGCCACGAGGCCGTGGGCCTGGAGACGGAGGTGTTCCGCTTCAAGCTGCCCACGCCGCGCGCCGGCGGCACGCTGCGCGTGGGGCTGCACCAGGCGGCGTCGCTGCGCAACCGGCAGGCGGTGGACCCGCTCTTCACCGTGGAGAACCAGGTCTCCGAGCTCACCTCGTGCATCTTCTCCAGCCTCCTGCGGCTGGAGGACGGCGGGCTGGAGCCGGACCTCGCCGAGCGCTGGGACGCGGACCCGTCCGCGCGCCGCTACCGCTTCTACCTGCGCCGCGGCGTCACCTTCCACGACGGTACGCTGCTCACCGCGGGCGACGTGAAGCGCCACCTGGAGCGGCTGCTGGACCCGGCCCTGCGCTCGCCGGACCGCAGCCTGCTGGAGGACGTGGAGGGCGCGCCCGAGTACAGCTCCGGCCTCGCGCGCGAGGTGTCGGGAATCGAAGCGCTCGACGACGGCACGCTCGAAATCCGCCTGCGCGAGCCCAAGGCCTTCTTCCTGCACATCATGGCCCTCACCGCCACGGCGGTGGCCCGGGTGGACTCGAGCGGGCGGCTGGTGGGCACCGGCCCCTTCCGCCTCATGGCGCTGGAGCAGGAGCGCGTCGTGCTGGAGCGCAACCCCTCCTACTGGCGCCCCGGCGGGCCGCTGGTGGACCGGCTGGAGTTCCTGCTCGCCGGCTCGCGGCAGGAGGCCGTGGCGCAGCTGCGGCAGGGGGCGCTGGACATGGTCTCCTTCCTCGCCGCCGAGCACGTGGAGGTGCCGGGACTGGAGTCCCTCCAAATCGTCACCAGCACCACGCCCTCCACGGCCTTCGTGGTGCTCAACCAGCGCGAGGCGCCATTCGACGACGTCCGCGTCCGGCGGGCCCTGCGCGCGGGCATGGACATCCAGGGAATGGTGGACCAGTTCCACCCGGGGGCCCGCATGGCGCGCACCCTCACCCCACCGGAGCTGCTGGACGACGCGGACGTGGGGGCACCGCATGTGCCGGACGTGGCGCTCGCGGAGCAGCTGTTGCGCGACGCGGGCCTGCGCCGGCTGCGGCTCACCCTGCACCACCCCGCCGACCAGGACCCCGCCGCCGAGGACGCGGTGCTCTTCCGCCCGCTGGTGCAGGCGGGCCTGCTGGAGCTGCGGCACGTGCGGATGTCCCAGGAGGAGTACACGGCCCGGGGAAGCGAGGGGAAGCTCCCGGCCTTCCGCAGCCGATGGCTCGCGGACTTCCCGGACCCGGACACGTTCCTCTACTTCCTCCTCAACTCCAACGCGCAGACCGTCTTCCCGCTGGGCTACCGCAACCCGGAGCTGGACCGGATTACGTCGGAGGCGCGCGTGTCCATCGACCCGGGGCTGCGCCAGCAGCTCTACGTGCGCGCGGAGAAGCTCTTCCACGAGGACTGTCCGCTCATCCCGCTGTACCACGAGCGCATCCACGCGGCGGCCATGCCCACCGTGCAGGGCCTGCGGCTGCACCAGACGCCGCCGCAGGTGCGCTTCGAGGACCTCTGGGTGGACCCGGGCGCGGCCTCCTGA
- a CDS encoding lasso peptide biosynthesis protein, producing MKPANPGEVGGSPPSREEARFVFAWRGVPVGTVTLTREPGRFTYASRHLHTRDGQPGERRREVTLEVDGAGRVRGSGAREAGSTREQATEVFPQALWLWRGPPSVGCVVAREELSGAEGPHCVTRVEGSRVEGSRVEGTLLGTPFRASYSAQGLLEVLDVGDSRFTVAAPGTKLRSPPELFAQGLPVEGTRGALVLEPPLEVPSRLDGMTPWEAGAARALAARVHAAFIDKAPGAADWKENGEGEAGGCLAHALRFAAGARERGVTVALVHGLLVVDGGPARPHAWVRVALAKGATLDLDPTSLDAVRPDTHLPLALEDARGPALEAGRRWLELLRGAHRVVRRP from the coding sequence GTGAAGCCCGCGAACCCTGGCGAGGTGGGCGGGTCTCCTCCCTCCCGTGAAGAGGCGCGCTTCGTCTTCGCCTGGAGGGGCGTGCCCGTGGGGACGGTGACGCTGACGCGGGAGCCGGGGCGCTTCACGTATGCGAGCCGGCACCTGCACACGCGCGACGGCCAGCCGGGCGAGCGTCGGCGCGAGGTGACGCTGGAGGTGGATGGGGCGGGGCGGGTGAGGGGCTCCGGCGCGCGAGAGGCGGGTTCGACGCGAGAGCAGGCCACGGAAGTCTTCCCCCAGGCCCTGTGGCTCTGGCGCGGCCCGCCGTCCGTGGGCTGCGTGGTGGCGCGAGAGGAGCTCTCCGGAGCCGAGGGCCCGCACTGTGTCACGCGGGTGGAGGGCTCGCGGGTGGAGGGCTCGCGGGTGGAGGGCACCCTGCTGGGCACGCCCTTCCGCGCGAGCTACTCCGCGCAGGGCCTGCTGGAGGTGCTGGACGTGGGCGACTCCCGCTTCACCGTGGCGGCGCCCGGCACGAAGCTCCGCTCACCTCCCGAGCTCTTCGCGCAGGGGCTGCCGGTGGAGGGCACGCGGGGAGCGCTGGTGCTGGAGCCTCCGCTGGAAGTCCCCTCGCGACTGGACGGCATGACGCCCTGGGAGGCAGGCGCCGCCAGAGCGCTGGCGGCGCGAGTCCACGCGGCCTTCATCGACAAGGCGCCCGGGGCCGCGGATTGGAAGGAGAATGGAGAGGGCGAGGCGGGCGGCTGTCTCGCGCATGCGCTGCGCTTCGCCGCGGGGGCGAGGGAGCGCGGCGTCACGGTGGCGCTCGTCCACGGCCTGCTGGTGGTGGACGGCGGTCCCGCGAGGCCCCACGCGTGGGTGCGCGTGGCACTGGCGAAGGGCGCAACGCTGGACCTGGACCCCACCTCGCTGGACGCCGTGAGGCCGGACACGCACCTGCCGCTCGCGCTGGAGGACGCGCGAGGGCCGGCACTGGAAGCGGGACGGCGCTGGCTGGAGTTGCTGCGCGGGGCGCACCGGGTGGTGCGCCGGCCGTGA
- a CDS encoding arginine N-succinyltransferase → MLVLRDVQKTDLAGLKRLAAVLNTVNLPNNEETLEAIIDKSVKSFAGKVKNPFNREYLFVLEDVRNNLIIGTSMIIAQHGTYEAPHIYYEVSEREHYSASLERHLRHKVLSIAYNYEGPTEIGGLVVDPPYRATPDKPGKQLSYVRFLFIAMHRRIFRPRVLAELLPPLLPDGRSLLWEACGKKFTGLTYQEADRLSRQNKEFIKELFPSSDIYASLFPDRVQKVLGEVGPQTRGVQRMLERVGFKYVERIDPFDGGPHFEANTADISLVRKYRTVKLADEDFEMEGDDVLVAFERDSGRNRFRSVRCQARLDNTVAYLPARAKEILGAEAGAKLSLIPFE, encoded by the coding sequence ATGCTTGTCCTGCGTGACGTCCAGAAGACCGACCTGGCCGGCCTCAAACGGCTTGCCGCCGTGCTCAACACGGTGAACCTGCCGAACAACGAGGAGACGCTCGAAGCCATCATCGACAAGTCGGTGAAGAGCTTCGCGGGAAAGGTGAAGAACCCCTTCAACCGCGAGTACCTCTTCGTCCTGGAGGACGTGCGCAACAACCTCATCATCGGCACGTCGATGATCATCGCGCAGCACGGGACGTACGAGGCGCCGCACATCTACTACGAGGTGAGCGAGCGCGAGCACTACTCCGCGTCCCTCGAGCGGCACCTGCGCCACAAGGTGCTCTCCATCGCCTACAACTACGAGGGCCCCACCGAAATCGGCGGCCTCGTCGTGGACCCGCCCTACCGCGCCACGCCGGACAAGCCCGGCAAGCAACTGTCGTACGTGCGCTTCCTCTTCATCGCCATGCACCGGCGCATCTTCCGTCCGCGCGTGCTGGCGGAATTGCTCCCGCCGCTGCTGCCGGACGGGCGCAGCCTGCTGTGGGAGGCGTGCGGCAAGAAGTTCACCGGCCTCACCTACCAGGAGGCGGACCGCCTCAGCCGGCAGAACAAGGAGTTCATCAAGGAGCTGTTCCCCTCCTCGGACATCTACGCGTCGCTCTTCCCGGACCGCGTGCAGAAGGTGCTGGGCGAGGTGGGCCCCCAGACGCGCGGCGTGCAGCGCATGCTGGAGCGCGTCGGCTTCAAGTATGTGGAGCGCATCGACCCGTTCGACGGCGGCCCCCACTTCGAGGCCAACACCGCCGACATCTCCCTGGTGCGCAAGTACCGCACCGTGAAGCTGGCCGACGAGGACTTCGAGATGGAGGGAGACGACGTGCTCGTCGCCTTCGAGCGTGACTCGGGCCGCAACCGCTTCCGCTCCGTGCGCTGCCAGGCCCGCCTGGACAACACCGTGGCCTACCTGCCTGCTCGCGCCAAGGAAATCCTCGGCGCGGAGGCCGGGGCAAAGCTGTCGCTCATCCCCTTCGAGTAG
- a CDS encoding heparin lyase I family protein, with product MASAGIVWRGDFETGDRSQYSGTQMVSADRLQVVTSPVAEGKYALKVTVKQGDDPINASGNRNELVYQGKEAVGSEYYYRWKVMFATDFPSVDTWQLFTQWHHDGCCGSPPVEFYARGEEIRMALNGTGEVPWKTKLVRGVWHEFILHAKWGATANTGFVELWHNKELVLSKRGAVTMYSGQKNYLKLGLYRSDTVQPVGVVYHDGFVQATTLADVIALDVPPPVDAGTPVVDAGTPVVDAGTPVVDAGTPAVDAGSPEEPVEEAPETETPPGSSVPPPATGIPSGEELSSEVGCSSAGGAPFVAFALLGVLGLTRARRRRS from the coding sequence TTGGCGTCGGCAGGAATTGTCTGGCGCGGTGACTTCGAGACGGGGGACCGCTCGCAGTACTCCGGCACGCAGATGGTGAGCGCGGACCGGCTTCAGGTGGTGACGTCTCCGGTGGCGGAAGGGAAGTACGCGCTGAAGGTGACGGTGAAGCAGGGGGATGACCCCATCAACGCCAGTGGGAATCGGAACGAGCTGGTGTACCAGGGCAAGGAGGCGGTGGGCTCGGAGTACTACTACCGCTGGAAGGTGATGTTCGCGACGGACTTCCCGAGCGTGGACACGTGGCAGCTCTTCACGCAGTGGCACCATGACGGGTGCTGCGGCTCGCCGCCGGTGGAGTTCTACGCGCGCGGCGAGGAGATTCGCATGGCGCTGAACGGCACGGGCGAGGTGCCGTGGAAGACGAAGCTGGTCCGCGGCGTGTGGCACGAGTTCATCCTGCACGCGAAGTGGGGCGCCACCGCGAACACGGGCTTTGTCGAGCTGTGGCACAACAAGGAGCTCGTGCTGTCCAAGCGCGGCGCGGTGACGATGTACTCGGGGCAGAAGAACTACCTGAAGCTGGGCCTGTATCGGAGTGACACGGTGCAGCCGGTGGGCGTCGTCTACCATGACGGGTTCGTGCAGGCGACGACGCTGGCGGATGTGATTGCGCTGGATGTTCCGCCGCCGGTGGATGCGGGGACTCCGGTCGTGGATGCGGGGACGCCGGTCGTGGATGCGGGGACGCCGGTCGTGGATGCGGGGACGCCTGCCGTGGACGCGGGCTCTCCGGAGGAGCCGGTGGAGGAGGCTCCGGAGACGGAGACGCCGCCGGGTTCGAGCGTGCCGCCTCCGGCAACGGGCATTCCGTCGGGTGAGGAGCTGAGCAGTGAGGTGGGTTGCAGCAGTGCCGGTGGCGCGCCGTTCGTGGCCTTCGCGCTGCTGGGTGTACTGGGGCTGACGCGGGCCCGGCGCCGTCGGAGCTGA
- a CDS encoding DUF2019 domain-containing protein: protein MKLQELAEEFALNVAAQTEAIWRGDARTGNKHARKYGAAVDKLLTLGDTGRDALAVLLKHPRMDVRVMAAAHLLRYCTVEAKAVLEEAAKGDGMVPFEAQQCLKRWEEGTWALDPE from the coding sequence ATGAAGTTGCAGGAACTCGCGGAGGAGTTCGCTCTCAACGTCGCCGCCCAGACCGAGGCCATCTGGCGAGGAGATGCCAGGACCGGGAACAAGCACGCCCGAAAGTACGGTGCCGCGGTCGACAAGCTCCTGACTCTGGGGGACACAGGACGGGATGCGCTCGCCGTGCTGCTCAAACATCCACGCATGGACGTGCGGGTCATGGCCGCGGCACATCTGCTTCGCTATTGCACCGTCGAGGCAAAGGCTGTTCTGGAGGAGGCGGCGAAGGGGGACGGCATGGTGCCATTCGAGGCCCAGCAGTGCCTGAAGCGCTGGGAAGAAGGCACCTGGGCCCTCGACCCCGAGTAG
- a CDS encoding pyridoxal-dependent decarboxylase — protein MSHDARDGDEAVPHLSPEEFRKLGHKMVDWIADYWSRLESFPVRSQVSPGAIASKLPAHPPEEGLNGEQGWDAIFRDLEDVVLPGLTHWQSPSFFAYFPANASGPAVLGELLSAGLGVQGMLWSTSPAATEMETRVLDWLAELIALPASFRSTSATGGGVIQGTASEATLVAMVAARERVRRHGAPADSQWVAYSSTQAHSSVLKAAMLCGVARGADDTVHVRQIETDAHQALRPEVLERAIREDLAAGRRPFFVCASLGTTSSGAFDPVRAVSAVMERTGVTASGGWLHVDAAWAGAALVCPEHRALLDGVEVTDSFAFNPHKWLLTNFDCNAFYTRDKRALLDALSVTPEYLRNTASASGAVIDYRDWQVPLGRRFRALKLWFVLRHYGARGLRAHVRGHIRMAEHFESWVSADARFELAAPRSLSLVCFRLNPLAGETPEATDTRNRALLERVNSTGKLFLTHTVLPAVGGRPPRYVLRMAIGGTYTEARHVRAAWDALSAAVG, from the coding sequence ATGAGCCACGACGCGCGTGACGGTGACGAAGCGGTTCCCCATCTGAGCCCGGAGGAGTTCCGGAAGCTCGGGCACAAGATGGTCGACTGGATTGCCGACTACTGGTCCCGCCTGGAGTCCTTCCCCGTCCGCTCGCAAGTCAGTCCGGGCGCAATCGCCTCGAAGCTCCCCGCGCATCCCCCGGAAGAGGGCCTGAACGGTGAGCAGGGCTGGGACGCCATCTTCCGCGACCTCGAGGATGTCGTGCTCCCGGGGCTGACGCACTGGCAGTCCCCCTCCTTCTTCGCCTACTTCCCCGCCAACGCCTCCGGCCCGGCCGTTCTCGGCGAGCTCCTCTCCGCCGGCCTCGGCGTGCAGGGCATGCTCTGGTCCACCAGTCCCGCGGCCACGGAGATGGAGACCCGGGTGCTGGACTGGCTCGCCGAGCTCATCGCCCTGCCCGCGTCCTTCCGTTCCACCTCCGCCACCGGTGGCGGCGTCATCCAGGGCACCGCCAGCGAAGCCACCCTCGTCGCCATGGTCGCCGCCCGCGAGCGCGTCCGCCGCCACGGCGCTCCCGCGGACTCCCAGTGGGTGGCGTACTCCTCCACGCAGGCCCACTCGTCCGTGCTCAAGGCCGCCATGCTCTGCGGCGTCGCCCGGGGCGCGGACGACACGGTGCACGTGCGCCAGATTGAAACCGATGCCCACCAGGCCCTCCGCCCCGAGGTGCTGGAGCGCGCCATCCGCGAGGACCTGGCCGCCGGCCGCCGCCCCTTCTTCGTCTGCGCGAGCCTGGGTACTACGTCCTCCGGCGCTTTCGACCCCGTGCGCGCCGTGAGCGCCGTCATGGAACGCACGGGCGTCACCGCTTCGGGCGGCTGGCTCCACGTCGACGCCGCGTGGGCGGGCGCCGCGCTCGTCTGCCCCGAGCACCGTGCGCTTTTGGACGGCGTGGAGGTGACGGACTCGTTTGCCTTCAACCCCCACAAGTGGTTGCTCACCAACTTCGACTGCAACGCCTTCTACACGCGGGACAAGCGCGCCCTGCTGGACGCGCTGAGCGTGACGCCCGAGTACCTGCGCAACACCGCGAGCGCGAGCGGCGCCGTCATCGACTACCGCGACTGGCAGGTCCCGCTCGGCCGCCGCTTCCGCGCGCTCAAGCTCTGGTTCGTGCTCCGCCACTACGGCGCTCGCGGCCTGCGTGCACACGTTCGCGGCCACATCCGCATGGCCGAGCACTTCGAGTCCTGGGTTTCCGCGGACGCCCGCTTCGAGCTCGCCGCGCCGCGCTCCCTCTCCCTCGTGTGCTTCCGCCTCAATCCCCTGGCCGGAGAGACGCCGGAAGCCACCGACACGCGCAACCGCGCCCTGTTGGAGCGGGTGAACTCCACCGGGAAGCTGTTCCTCACGCACACGGTGCTGCCGGCCGTGGGCGGCCGGCCCCCGCGCTACGTCCTGCGCATGGCCATTGGAGGCACGTACACGGAAGCGCGTCACGTGCGTGCCGCCTGGGACGCGCTCTCCGCCGCCGTGGGGTAG